Proteins from a single region of Pyrus communis chromosome 6, drPyrComm1.1, whole genome shotgun sequence:
- the LOC137738185 gene encoding putative clathrin assembly protein At5g35200 isoform X1 translates to MAAGAGSQKSLRKALKTVGLAKANGDFKALDIAIAKATNHDELLPKEKHVITILNAVSASRPRAEVAYCIFGLARRLSKTHSWKVALKTVIVVHRGLREVDDTFCDSLVKYSWSRGHMLDLSHVWDESSTSALGYSAWVRTYASYLEEHLECFRVLKYDVQKDHSKPKELDTTDLLRQLPALQHLLSRLLDCQPEVGTLYNVLIQYALSMVAGESTKLYAAINGGIVNLLDKVFEMQRDDAVKALEIYKKSGSQEERLSEFFESCRSLNFGRALKFIKIERPPASFLTTLEDYVKEAPCSTTLQCTPTDDEQDSAPKEVETIEGDLLIDHKPDDNNSEQKSNEGPKSESEAAATSHVVDLLSFDDLTLATSESDEKNSLALAIVEPDSKPECLNTTSAEESSWEVALFTAPSCHAAAVTAPTSNVAPVEEIKSGVGLDRLTLDSLYDGAITSTQNQNNNVMYYHRQMPSNPFDDVVDPYQLASPFHPTNMQMAIMPQQVQQGQVPFYASYSNALAIPPTNMQMPPFMPQQQAFIMQQQQQQQLANISHNPTNSSSNPFAIDQSYSQPPSEFLQWHGLVDPPKEVEHF, encoded by the exons ATGGCAGCAGGCGCCGGAAGTCAGAAAAGCTTAAGAAAAGCGTTGAAAACAGTTGGATTGGCGAAAGCCAATGGTGATTTCAAG GCACTGGACATTGCTATCGCCAAGGCCACGAATCATGATGAACTACTGCCCAAGGAGAAACATGTTATAA CTATATTAAATGCAGTGTCAGCTTCAAGACCTCGTGCTGAAGTTGCGTATTGCATCTTTGGTCTTGCCAGGCGTCTTTCTAAGACCCACAGTTGGAAG GTAGCACTGAAAACTGTGATTGTTGTGCACCGCGGGTTGAGGGAAGTTGATGATACATTTTGCGACTCGCTAGTCAAATATAGCTGGAGTAGAGGTCATATGCTGGATTTATCTCATGTTTGGGATGAATCAAGTACAAGTG CATTGGGTTATTCTGCCTGGGTGCGGACATATGCATCATATCTTGAAGAGCACCTTGAATGTTTCCGCGTATTGAAGTATGACGTTCAGAAAGATCACTCG AAACCCAAGGAACTTGATACCACAGACTTACTAAGGCAATTACCCGCTTTGCAACACCTTCTTTCTCGCCTTCTTGATTGCCAG CCAGAGGTGGGAACACTATATAATGTCTTGATTCAATATGCCCTTTCAATG GTTGCAGGTGAAAGTACAAAGCTGTATGCTGCAATTAATGGTGGTATTGTCAATTTACTTGACAAG GTTTTTGAGATGCAGCGAGATGATGCAGTTAAAGCACTTGAAATATATAAGAAGTCAGGAAGTCAG GAAGAGAGGTTATCGGAGTTCTTTGAGAGCTGCAGGAGCCTTAATTTTGGACGGGCACtgaaattcattaaaattgAACGG CCCCCTGCATCATTCTTGACTACCCTGGAAGATTATGTGAAGGAGGCTCCCTGCAGTACAACGCTTCAATGTACACCG ACCGATGATGAGCAAGATTCTGCTCCCAAGGAAGTTGAGACGATAGAAGGTGATTTGTTAATTGACCACAAACCAGATGATAATAATAGtgaacaaaaatcaaatgaagGCCCAAAGAGTGAGAGTGAGGCTGCTGCCACATCACATGTTGTTGACCTCCTG AGCTTCGATGATTTAACTCTGGCAACATCAGAATCGGATGAGAAAAATTCCCTCGCACTTGCAATCGTTGAGCCTG ATTCCAAACCAGAATGTCTGAATACGACAAGTGCGGAGGAGTCCAGTTGGGAGGTGGCACTTTTTACAGCACCAAGTTGCCACGCAGCTGCAGTTACAGCACCAACTTCTAATGTAGCTCCAGTTGAAGAGATAAAGTCG GGTGTTGGGCTGGACAGGTTGACACTGGACAGTCTGTACGATGGTGCAATCACAAGTACACAAAATCAGAATAATAACGTGATGTACTACCATAGACAGATGCCGTCTAATCCTTTCGATGATGTTGTTGATCCTTACCAATTAGCCTCCCCATTTCACCCAACCAACATGCAGATGGCTATCATGCCCCAACAAGTACAACAAGGCCAAGTACCATTTTATGCTTCGTATAGCAATGCACTTGCAATACCGCCAACCAACATGCAAATGCCTCCTTTCATGCCTCAACAACAAGCTTTCATtatgcagcagcagcaacagcagcagttAGCCAACATCAGCCATAACCCCACAAATTCTTCCAGCAATCCCTTCGCTATTGATCAGAGTTATTCACAACCACCTTCAGAATTCTTGCAATGGCATGGTTTAGTTGATCCCCCAAAAGAAGTTGAGCATTTCTGA
- the LOC137738185 gene encoding putative clathrin assembly protein At5g35200 isoform X2, with product MLDLSHVWDESSTSALGYSAWVRTYASYLEEHLECFRVLKYDVQKDHSKPKELDTTDLLRQLPALQHLLSRLLDCQPEVGTLYNVLIQYALSMVAGESTKLYAAINGGIVNLLDKVFEMQRDDAVKALEIYKKSGSQEERLSEFFESCRSLNFGRALKFIKIERPPASFLTTLEDYVKEAPCSTTLQCTPTDDEQDSAPKEVETIEGDLLIDHKPDDNNSEQKSNEGPKSESEAAATSHVVDLLSFDDLTLATSESDEKNSLALAIVEPDSKPECLNTTSAEESSWEVALFTAPSCHAAAVTAPTSNVAPVEEIKSGVGLDRLTLDSLYDGAITSTQNQNNNVMYYHRQMPSNPFDDVVDPYQLASPFHPTNMQMAIMPQQVQQGQVPFYASYSNALAIPPTNMQMPPFMPQQQAFIMQQQQQQQLANISHNPTNSSSNPFAIDQSYSQPPSEFLQWHGLVDPPKEVEHF from the exons ATGCTGGATTTATCTCATGTTTGGGATGAATCAAGTACAAGTG CATTGGGTTATTCTGCCTGGGTGCGGACATATGCATCATATCTTGAAGAGCACCTTGAATGTTTCCGCGTATTGAAGTATGACGTTCAGAAAGATCACTCG AAACCCAAGGAACTTGATACCACAGACTTACTAAGGCAATTACCCGCTTTGCAACACCTTCTTTCTCGCCTTCTTGATTGCCAG CCAGAGGTGGGAACACTATATAATGTCTTGATTCAATATGCCCTTTCAATG GTTGCAGGTGAAAGTACAAAGCTGTATGCTGCAATTAATGGTGGTATTGTCAATTTACTTGACAAG GTTTTTGAGATGCAGCGAGATGATGCAGTTAAAGCACTTGAAATATATAAGAAGTCAGGAAGTCAG GAAGAGAGGTTATCGGAGTTCTTTGAGAGCTGCAGGAGCCTTAATTTTGGACGGGCACtgaaattcattaaaattgAACGG CCCCCTGCATCATTCTTGACTACCCTGGAAGATTATGTGAAGGAGGCTCCCTGCAGTACAACGCTTCAATGTACACCG ACCGATGATGAGCAAGATTCTGCTCCCAAGGAAGTTGAGACGATAGAAGGTGATTTGTTAATTGACCACAAACCAGATGATAATAATAGtgaacaaaaatcaaatgaagGCCCAAAGAGTGAGAGTGAGGCTGCTGCCACATCACATGTTGTTGACCTCCTG AGCTTCGATGATTTAACTCTGGCAACATCAGAATCGGATGAGAAAAATTCCCTCGCACTTGCAATCGTTGAGCCTG ATTCCAAACCAGAATGTCTGAATACGACAAGTGCGGAGGAGTCCAGTTGGGAGGTGGCACTTTTTACAGCACCAAGTTGCCACGCAGCTGCAGTTACAGCACCAACTTCTAATGTAGCTCCAGTTGAAGAGATAAAGTCG GGTGTTGGGCTGGACAGGTTGACACTGGACAGTCTGTACGATGGTGCAATCACAAGTACACAAAATCAGAATAATAACGTGATGTACTACCATAGACAGATGCCGTCTAATCCTTTCGATGATGTTGTTGATCCTTACCAATTAGCCTCCCCATTTCACCCAACCAACATGCAGATGGCTATCATGCCCCAACAAGTACAACAAGGCCAAGTACCATTTTATGCTTCGTATAGCAATGCACTTGCAATACCGCCAACCAACATGCAAATGCCTCCTTTCATGCCTCAACAACAAGCTTTCATtatgcagcagcagcaacagcagcagttAGCCAACATCAGCCATAACCCCACAAATTCTTCCAGCAATCCCTTCGCTATTGATCAGAGTTATTCACAACCACCTTCAGAATTCTTGCAATGGCATGGTTTAGTTGATCCCCCAAAAGAAGTTGAGCATTTCTGA